The following is a genomic window from Sutcliffiella horikoshii.
CACAGCTAAGTTGGTTGCAACAAACAGCGCCATCTCCATTGTTGATGAAGCGATGCGGATCGTCGGCGCTCAAAGCCTGCATGCAGAACATCCTCTACAACGCCATTATCGTGATGTCCGGGCAGGTCTTCACAATCCCCCGGCCGATGAAATCACGCTGGAGTTGCTTGCTAAGCAGGCTTTTTTAAAAGAAAGTTAAGAAAATGTAAATCCGTTGATTTCCGTTCCAGGCGCTTCGCTTGCTGCGGGCGGTCAGTGAGCCTCCTCAGGCTTCGCCTTCCGGGGTCTCACCTGTCCCTTCCTCCCGCGGGCGTCTACGCGCCTTTCACTGCAATCACCAAAGTGGCTACATGAAGGGTTTTAGTACAGCACCTAACCGAGTTACGTGAATAAGCATTAACGTATCGTTTATGTAATTTTTAGCTGTGGATTGGAGCAAATGGCGAAGACTCCAGCGGGGGAGTAACGGTAGGTTGAGACCCCTGAAGCGTTGTGAGGAGGCTCAAGGCACCGTCCCGCGGAAAGCGAAGCCATTTGCGTAAAGGAACAGCGGGGCAATCCAGTAACTGAAGTTTTTTTATAAATAAATGGTTTTTTTAGAAGTACAGACTGAGATAAAAAGAGAGTGATGTTATGCACGAAAATTTTAACAAAGGAAAAGGAGACTGGCGCTATCCCATTGCACATAAAGAAGCATGGATTGGGATTGCGCTTGTTATGTTCCATTTTGCTTGGTGGTACGGTTTTGCTTATGGCTTTGGATCAAAGCCGGTCGAATCATATACATATATTTTAGGTTTTCCCGCATGGTTTTTTTATAGTTGTATACTGGGCTTTATCATCATCATTATACTCGTCATTCTAGTTGTTCGATTCTTGTTTAAAGATCTTCCTTTAGAATCAGATGAAGAAGGAGATCGCCCATGAACTTTCAAGTGATCATTCCTTTGTTGATATTTCTCATTATTATTTTTCTTATTGGAGTTTTTGCCTCCAAAAAATTAGCTAACTCATCTTCATTTGTACAGGATTATTTCCTTGGAGGAAGAGAGCTTGGAGGACTATTGCTGGCAATGACAATGGTCGCGACGTATGGAAGTGCGTCAAGCTTCATTGGCGGACCGGGAATTGCTTACCAGACAGGACTTGGTTGGGTGCTTCTGGCCATGATACAAGTGGTGACAGGGTATTTTGTTTTAACGATTTTAGGGAAGAAATTCGCCATTATGGCACGAAAAATGAAAGCCATCACCCTGATTGATTTTTTAAAAGAAAGATATCAGAGTAAGTGGGTTGTATTATTATCTGCAAGCAGCATCATTCTTTTCCTTTTTTCCGCGATGGCAGCGCAATGGATAGGCGGGGCAAGGCTGATTGAGTCGATAACTGGTCTTTCTTATACTTCTGCATTATTTATATTTGCTGCTTCCGTATTGGTCTATGTGATCATCGGCGGATTCCGTGCGGTCGCCATAACAGATGGAATGCAGGGAATTATCATGGTAGTGGGGACCGTTGTTATATTAGCAGGAACCATCATTGCCGGAGGTGGCATTCCTGCAATTATGAGTGATTTAATGGCGGAAAATCCTAATCTCATCACCCCTTTTGGTGCTGATGGATCTTTGACGCCCTTATATGTTTCTTCTTTTTGGATCCTAGTGGGGGTAGGAGTGGTTGGCCTTCCTCAAGTAGCTGTCAGGGCTATGTCGTATAAAAACTCAAAAGCTATGCATGCAGCGTTGATTATCGGTACCATCGTCGTTGGTTTCATCATGCTAGGCATGCACTTGGCGGGTGTATTCGGAAGAGCGGTATTACCTGGCTTAGATACACCAGATACAGTCATGCCACTATTGGCCTTGCATGTTTTGCCAGGTTGGTTGGCAGGGATTGTCTTGGCAGCACCGATGGCTGCCATTATGTCCACGGTTGACTCCCTTTTGCTAATCGTGAGTTCCTCCATTGTAAAAGACGTTTATTTAAATTATATTCGTCCTGACGCACCGGAAAAGAATATCAAAAGGATAAGCATTGGAGTAACAGCAGTAGTCGGTGTACTTGTGTTTTTTATGGCCATTGACCCGCCAGCATTCCTTATTACCTTAAACCTATTTGCCTTTGGTGGATTGGAAGCGGCCTTTATCTGGCCGGTTGTTTTGGGTCTTTATTGGAAAGGTGGCAATGCAATGGGGGCTTTAGCTTCCATTTTTGTAGGGGTACTTACCTATATAGGAATAACGGTATATTATCCTGATGCATTTGGAATGCATAGTGTCGTAATGCCAGTGATGCTTTCTCTCCTATCATATGTTTTAGGTAGCATTGTAGGCAGAAATCGAAAGAGGCAGGAACACCAAGAAATAATAAACAAGTATTTACTTTAATTAAAAGAGTAGGAGTTTATGATGAACAAGCTAAAACAGCTTTATGATAATAGTAGAGAAAAAGCGAGTAGCTTTATGAGGGAAAGCAAAAGGCATCTTGTGATAAGTCTTCTCTTTTATATATCCGTTTTTGTTATCGTGTTAAGTTATTTCTTCTTTACGGGTGCAGGAAAGTGGTTTGATATGCTTTTGATTGTTGGAACTGGTGCATTGGCTTTAGTTTTAGGGCTAGGTATTACGTTGCTCCTCTTGAAAGTATTAGAGGGATTACCAAAGTTTCTGGTGGCTGTCATCGTTGCTTGTATCGTTGTAATATATAGTGTTGGCGCATTTATGGGTCCATTTTTCCGATTAATGGGTTTTACCATCCTCGTGCTGGCTATATTTTTAGGAATTACCGTTTTTCTATATCGTAACAAGAAAAAAGTACTTTTTCTCTTTTTTGGTTTCATTACGGTTGGCTTGCACATAGCAGCTGTCTATCTAGCTGTTACAGATGGCAAAGAAGGCCCTTGGTCACTTGAAGTAGACGGTAACAAGCCGGCAATATCAAATCCGGCTGACAATGGAAACTCCAAAGTTCAATATTTTACATATGGAAGTGGCAAGGATGAGCGCAGGGAAGAATATAGAGATGTAAAATTTGAATCCCCTACTGTCAATATGTCGTCGTTTGTTGCCCAGCCTAAAGGGTTGAATAAATGGTATCGAGAATGGTTTTGGGGCTTTAATTTATACAATGCCCCGTTGAATGGTCGAGTTTGGATGCCTGAAGAAGAAGCGGAAGGAGGGTATCCTCTCGTATTAATCGTACATGGCAATCATAATATGGCCGATTTTTCGGATGGTGGATATGCATATCTTGGTGAGATGCTTGCAAGTAAAGGGTATGTCGTTGCGTCTGTGGACCAGAACTTCATTAACTCCGGTAAAACAGGTCATATCGGTTGGGATAACGCCGGGAGGGCATGGTTGTTGCTAAAACATTTGGAGTTGTGGCAGTCATGGAACGAAGACAAAACACATGCGCTGTTCAATAAAGTGGACATGGATAATATTGCTCTCATCGGACATTCAAGGGGGGGAGAAGCTGTCAGCATTGCTAAGCTATTCAATGACCTTGACCGGTTTCCAAATAACGCAAAAGTAAGTTTGAACTTTGATTTTTCAATAAAGTCATTGGTGGGGTTATCGCCTGGTGATGGTCGATTTAAACCGGGAGATCAGTCAGTAAATCTCCAAGACGTTAACTACCTTACCCTTCAAGGTGGGAATGATACCGACCATACGAATTACCTTGGTATGAGACAATTTCAGCGTGTTTCTTTTTCAGATAGTTTTGACGGGTTCAAAAGCAGTATTTATATCAATGGCGCCAACCATGCCCAATTCAATTCTGATTGGGAAGTGGATCAGCCGAGCCCATATTGGTGGTTTATGAATCGGAAAGAAATAATGGATCCGGAAATGCAAAGAGAAATCACCAAGCTGTATGTTTCTGCCTTTCTAGACGCCACTTTAAAAGGGAAACGTGAATACCGCGACGTTTTTAATGATAAGGAAATTGCTTCGTCGTGGATTCCAACAGATCCGCTAAGAGTGCGCTATGAGGATCGAGATTTTCAATCTATCGCTTCATTTGAGGAAGATGCGGATGTAACCCAAACTACCCAGGAAGGCGGCCGATTACAAGGATATAACCTCCGTGTCTGGAAAGAAATTAATTTACTTCAAAGAAATAAAGAACAGCAAAATAATCAGGTAGTAAAATTGGGTTGGACGAATAAAAATAGTCGATATACCATTACATTGCCTGAAGGTACTGCCAAAAACTTCTCAGAAGAAACTGTATTGAGGTTTGATGCAGTCCAGGCCCATCCAACAAGGTATGATTTTTATTCTATCGAACCACCTGAAGGGTATGAAGATAAAGCAATTCCAATATCAGTGAGTGTTAAAGCAAAGGGGATAGCGGATTTTGATGGCAGAGTAAGAAAAACCATTTACATCGAACCTACTTATACGACAACATTATACCGTTTTGATTGGTGGAACGAGCGTTACGGCAATCAATATGAACATATGCTTCAAACATACGGTATACCTTTGAAGTATTTAAAAGAGGACTTTCCTGACATAGATTATACTCAGATAGAAGAGGTTACCTTTGAATTCAACCAGACCGATAGCGGTTTGATTTTCTTAGATAACATCGGCTTTAACAACTAATCAATGAATAAAAACACCCACTCTCCCTCATAGTAAAGATAGAATCATCACACAAGGGGGAGAGTAGGTTGAACATGAAAAAAATCATCATACTGCTGCTTCTCTCCATTCTTCTTCAGCCTCTGAATGCTTCTGAGTCAAGTACTCTGACACCACTGTCCATTAATCAAACGGATGCGGCCTCCTTTCTTTATGAAATAGAAAAGCCAAAAGACAGCAACATCGTTTCCCTGCCTTTACTTGTTCATTTTATTGATGTGGGACAAGGGGACGCAATCCTCTTGCAAACCCCCAATGGTTCCAACGTACTTGTAGATACCGGACCAAAAGATTCGTCCAAAAAGCTGCTTGCTTATTTAAAGAAGGTAAACGTGTCATCCATAGATTTATTGGTCATCACTCACCCCGATTTTGATCATATTGGTGGAATTCCATTCTTACTGGAAAAGTTACCTGTAAAGAAAATATTAGACAGCGGCAAGGCCCATACAACCTTAACATTTATTCAATACAAACAATACGTATGGAACAATATCGTCCCTGTTCAATATGCAAAAGAAAAAATGAAGTTGGACATTGATCCGAAGTTGAAAATCAAGGTGTTAAACAGCGGTTCCGAAGAAAAAGAAACAAACAATGCATCTATTGTCCTCCATATTACATATGGTGAAATGAAATTTCTATTAATGGGTGATACAGAAGAACAAGAAGAAAAGAGAATGAGCAGGAAATATAACCTGGAATCGACCATCTTGAAAGTCGCGCATCATGGTTCGAACAGTTCCTCCACCGCTTCGTTTTTAAAGGATGTTCAGCCTAAAATCGCAGTAATATCCGCCGGGAAAGATAATGACTTCCATCACCCGCATTTGCCTGTTTTAAACAGATTGATTGAGAGCGGTGCAGATATTTATAATACTGCGGAGTCCGGGAGCATTGTTTTTTCAACAGATGGGAAGCTGTTATTTGTCAACAATCGTCCCTGGCTTTATGCTAGTCAGCAAAAGCAGGAAACGAAGAAGTCGGTTGTCATCACTGGTTTGGATGTAAAAGAAGAAATGGTGACATTAGAAAATAAAAGCGCTGAAACAGTTGATATGTCCTATTGGAAGCTGGTAAGTAAAAAAGGATATCAAACATTTGATTTCCCTGAAAATTATAAGCTCCAACCAGGCGAATCTATTTACATTGCTTCAGGCGCACATAAGCAACATTTCAAAAAATATATCCATTGGCTCAGTGATCATTTATGGAATAATAATGGAGATAAAGCCCAGCTTTATGACGATCAAGGAGATTTAGTGGATGAATATGAAGCAAGTGCGAAGGACGAATAGGTTTTAAATCTCTCGAATGGTGTTATGTAAGTAGATAAGAACCTTTATCTAAAAGCCAACGCGAGGAGCCTTGAAAAATTGAGAAAACTAAAAAAACCAGTTCGTCTGACACTAGCACTTATCATAAGTCTTTTCTTATTCATGTTGTACATCCATACCACCAAGGAAGAGGTTATTGCATCAGCAATAAAGGAATCAAATCAAAACGGCGTATCATTAAGTCTGCAAAATCCATACGTCATGCCAATCAAAGTTTACAGAGCTGCCATGATTGACGGGAAAGAAAATGAGCTACCCATCACCGCTTACAGTGTTAAACTCAACGGGGTGTATACTGGTGGTGACTCAAGTCTAGATGAGTCATTCATGTCTACCCAAACAGAGGAGTTTGAGGAATTAAAGGAGGTTACGATTCCGAGTGTCACTTCCAAAAAAGAAGAAATCTACAGCATCTACATTACAGACCAAAAAAGGGATGGAAGTGTAGAAGCTGCAGAAAAAGTCAAAATCACCTTTAAAATATTCTCCTTCCTCCCAATAACAACAACAATATCACTCTAAACACTGCATAACCTGCAGTGTTTTTTGTATTTATAAGGCAGTTGATTTCCGTTCCAGGCGCTTCGCTTGCCTGCGGGCGGTCCGTGAGCTTGCGGGGTCTCACCTGTCCCTTCCTCCCGCGGGCGTCTGCGCGCCTTCCACTCCAATCAACAAGGTGACTTCATTCACCTTATGAATTATGAAAATGCATCTAACTGAGTTAACTGAATAAGCAATAACATCCCTTTTTCATAATTTTCAGCTGTTGATTGGAGCAAAAGCCGAAGACTCCTGAGGGAGATAGCGCTAGGTGGAGACCCCACAGGCGTAGCCGAGGAGGCTCCAGCAGGGCCCCTAGGAAAGCGAAGCCATTTGCGGAAATCAACAGCGGCTATTAAGGGGCATTTTGGCCAGTTTTTTTCTTATTGGCCTATCAGACAAAAGAGTAATTTAACTGCATTAGGGGAAAATAAAACAACTTATGAGCGTTAATAAAGGTGTTTAAGGTGATAAAGAGAGGGAATGTACATAATGGAGATTGTCAATTATAACTACCTATACAACTGGATAGTTCTAAGCTCAATTGCCGATCCCCGCTGGTGGCTGCTATTTGCATCCATATTTTGGCCTTGGTTGTTATGGTGGTGGGTAGTAGAAAAATCCAGGATGTTCGAGATTCTGGCCTTTGGTCTCTTTTGGGCTGCAATGGCAACCTGGCTTGATTTACTGGGGACAGAATATGGGAAGTGGAGCTACCCCATTAAATTAAACAATGACATTCAAACGCTGCTTCCAGCAGATACAGCGGTTATTCCTGTCATGTATATGCTCCTTTATCAGTATACGTCTACTTGGAAATCATTTGTCATAGGCAGTGTAATATCTGCAGCGCTACTATCATTTATATTTGAACCACTTTTTCTGATGCTTGATATGCTGGATTTGAAAGAATGGTCCCACACGAAATCATTTTTCTCTTTTCTCTTTTTGGCAATTGCCACGAGAACTCTCTTCTTTTTTATAAAAAAGAAGCAGGCTACTTTTTAGTTGACTAACATGTATATACAAGTTAGACTAGTTTACACCGACATGTATATACAAGTTGTCGTACAAATGTAAGCGTTTTTTGAGTGAATTTGTATTATCTTATAAAGAAAAAATATATTTACTATTTTGGAGGGATTATCATGTTCAAAAAACTTTTCGGAATGAAAGAAACCACCCAAACACCTACGGAGGAAACCGTCCTTGCACCTTTAAGCGGAAGAGTGGCAGAGCTGAGCGAGGTTCCAGATCCGACATTTTCACAGAAAATGATGGGAGATGGGTTGGCAATCGTTCCAACTGAAGGGGAAGTCGTTTCACCTGTTGATGGAGAAATCGTGCAGTTCTTCCATACAAAACATGCAATTGGCATTCGTTCACTCTCAGGAGCGGAAATACTTATCCATGTCGGACTTGAGACGGTGTCCATGAACGGGGAAGGCTTTGAAGGACATGTAAAAGAAGGCGATAAAGTAAAAGCTGGAGACAAATTGATTACTTTTAATATCGATCTTATCAAAGAGAAGGCAGCTGATATTATCACTCCAATCGTTATTACAAATGGGGAAAATGTCGAAAGCCTCGATAAGAAATCCATGGCTGATGCTGTAAAAGGCCAAACGGAATTGTTTCAGCTTAAAATGAAAAATTAAGTTGATTCCAATATAAGAATTGTAAACGAATAGAGAAGGCATACAGGAGGAAACAGAAATGGACATAAGAAAACAGACGGAAGAAATTGTCCAAGCCTTAGGGGGAAAAGAAAACGTCAGCGCAGCCACACATTGTGTGACTCGTCTCCGTTTGGCTTTGCATGATGAAAGTAAGGTAGACCAAAAAGCGTTAGAAAGCATTGATGTGGTGAAGGGTTCTTTCTCCACTAATGGTCAATTCCAAGTTGTAATCGGACAAGGAACTGTTAATAAGGTTTACAAAGAGTTTGTTGATATTACCGGTGTAGGAGAAGCCTCAAAAGATGAAGTGAAAAAGGCTGCCGAATCCAATTTGAATCCACTGCAGCGTGCGATAAAAACATTAGCGGATATTTTTATTCCGATACTGCCAGCCATTGTTACAGCAGGTCTATTAATGGGGATAAACAATTTGTTAACAGGGCCGGGTATCTTTTACGATGAGCAATCTGTTATTGATGTTCATACTGAATGGGCAGATATTGCAAGTATCATTAACCTGATAGCCAATACAGCCTTTGTCTTTTTACCGGGTCTTATTGGTTGGTCCGCAGCGAAACGCTTTGGCGGTAGTGAACTGTTAGGGATTGTGCTTGGACTTATGCTTGTTCATCCAGATTTACTTAATGCATGGGGATATGCAGAAGCACAAGAAGACGGAGCGGTTGAAACTTGGAAATTCTTCGGTTTAGAGATTGAAAAGGTAGGTTATCAAGGACAAGTATTACCTGTTCTTGTTGCGGCATTTGTACTGGCTAAAGTGGAGCAATTTTTATCCAAACGTATAAGTGATGCGTTTCATATGCTTATCGTCCCGCCAATCACTTTATTATTGACAGGATTTGTAACGTTTGTAGCAATCGGACCTGTTACATTCGCTATTGGTAATTTCCTGACGAACGGATTTGTAGGAATTTTCGATGCTGTTCCTGCACTTGGCGGACTTATTTATGGTGGTCTGTATGCACCGTTAGTAATTACAGGGATGCATCATACTTTCCTTGCAGTAGATTTTCAGCTTATTGCGACAATTGGTGGAACATTCTTATGGCCGATGGTTGCCCTGTCTAACATCGCACAAGGGTCAGCTGCATTTGCCATGATGCTTGCGACGAAAGATGAGAAGTTGAAAGGTTTGGCATTAACATCTTCCATTTCAGCTTGGTTGGGGATTACAGAACCAGCAATGTTTGGTGTTAACTTACGTTTTCGCTATCCATTCTTTGCAGCAATGATTGGATCTGCCATTGCAGGAATTATCATAACCATTGCTGGTGTTAAGGCTCCGTCTATCGGGGTGGGTGGAATACCTGCATTCTTCTCCATTATGGCGGAATACTGGCCGATTTTCTTCCTTGGAATGGGGATTGTACTTGTCGTACCATTTGTCATTACTTTCTTAATAGCAAAAGTGAAAATGAGAAAAGAAGCGTAAAGATTGTAAAAAGGGGGTGACCCCTTTTTGCAATTTTTTCAATTATGAAGGGAGAGGTTGATAGATGAAGCATTCTTGGTGGAAGGAAAGTGTCGTATATCAAATTTATCCTCGTAGTTTTATGGATTCCAACGGCGATGGGATTGGTGATATTCAAGGGATTATTATGAAGCTGGATTATCTAAAGGAACTTGGTATCGATACCATATGGCTATCACCAGTATACGAATCGCCAAATGATGATAATGGGTACGACATTAGTAACTATATGGAAATAATGGATGAGTTCGGATCAATGGAAGATTGGGAAGAGCTGTTACAGCAGATACATATGAGAGATATGAAATTGATCATGGACCTTGTGGTCAATCATACTTCTGATGAGCACGAGTGGTTTGTGCAGGCGAAAACATCCAGGGAAAATCCATATAGGGACTATTATATTTGGAGGGACCCAAAAGAAGACGGCAAGGAGCCGAACAACTGGGCATCCAATTTTGGAGGATCTGCTTGGGAATACAATGAAGAAACAAAAGATTATTACTTGCACTTATTCTCCAAAAAGCAGCCAGACCTAAACTGGGAAAACGAAAAGCTGCGTGAAGAAGTATATCAAATGATGAAATGGTGGTTGGATAAAGGTGTTGACGGTTTTAGGATGGATGTCATCAACTTCATTTCTAAAATCGATAATTTGCCTGACGGAGAAATTAAGCCTGGGAAAAAATATGCTTCGGGAAGCAAGTTCTACCGTAACGGACCAAAGATCCATGATTACTTGAAAGAAATGAATGAGAAGGTATTATCGCAATATGATGTCATGACAGTAGGAGAGATGCCTGGGGTTACTCCTGATCAAGCAAAGGACTATACAGGTGAAGAGAGAAATGAACTGAACATGGTTTTCCAATTTGAACATATGGGATTGGATAATGGAATGAATGGTAAATGGGACTTGCAGGAACTGGATTTACTTGATCTCAAACAAAGTTTATCGAGGTGGCAGTATGCTCTAGCAGAAAGTGGCTGGAACAGTCTCTATTTTAACAACCATGATCAACCAAGGTCCGTCTCTAGATTCGGAAACGACGGAAAATACCGAGTGGAATCCGCTAAAATGCTGGCTACGCTTCTTCATATGATGAAAGGTACTCCATATGTTTACCAGGGAGAAGAAATAGGAATGACAAATGTTCGGTTTGATTCTATTGAATCCTACAAAGATATTGAAACACTTCAAGCTTATTCCGACTTAAAAGAGCAGGGGTGGAGTGAGCAGAAAGTAATGGAAAGCCTCTTCCAGAAAAGCAGGGACAATGCCAGAACTCCAATGCAGTGGAGCGATGAGGAGCACGGTGGTTTTTCTACAGGGGAACCTTGGCTGGCCATAAACCCGAATTACAAATCTATCAACGTAGAAGCGGAAAGAAATAATGAACATTCTATTTTTCAATATTACAAACGATTGATTCAATTGAGAAAACAGAATGACCTGATCATTTATGGGGATTATCAATTGATCCTTGAACATGATCCGGAGATTTTCTCCTATGTTAGAAGCTATCAAGACAAAAAGCTGCTTGTGATTTGTAACTTTTATGACAAGGAGCCTACATTCAAACTACCTAAAGATATTAATTTTATGACTAAACAACTATTATTAAGCAACTATACGGTAGAAGAACAAAGTAATATTGCTGAGTTTACCTTGCAGCCATATGAAGCACGAGTATATTTATTGAATTAACATCTACTATCTAAAGAATAGAAAAAGAGGTGCTTGAAATGAGTAAAATAGAACAAGAACCGTGGTGGAAGAGGTCTGTTGTTTATCAGATCTACCCAAAAAGCTTCAATGATACTACCGGAAACGGCGTAGGTGACATTCAAGGTATTATTGAGAAACTTGATTACTTAAAAGAACTTGGAGTGGATGTTATTTGGTTGACTCCTATTTACAAATCACCGCAAAAAGATAATGGCTACGATATCAGTGACTATTTTTCCATTCACGAAGAATATGGAACGATGGAAGACTTCGATCAGCTTTTATCTGAAGCGCATGATAGAGGAATTAAAGTTATCATGGATATTGTCGTGAACCATACATCGACCGAACATGAATGGTTTCAGAAATCAAAAGAGCAGAAAGATAATAACCCATACCGCGACTTTTATATTTGGAAGGACAGCAAAGAAGATGGCAGCGAACCGACAAACTGGGAATCTAAATTTGGCGGGAACGCTTGGCAACATGATGAACAAACCGGTCAATGGTATTTGCATCTATTTGATGTGACGCAAGCAGACTTGAATTGGGAGAATGAAGAAGTTCGCAAACAAGTCTATGATATGATGACTTTTTGGTTTGAAAAGGGAGTGGATGGTTTTAGGTTAGATGTAATAAACCTTATTTCAAAAGACCAGAGTTTCCCGGATGATGATGGATCGGTGCCTCCAGGCGATGGCCGTAAATTTTACACAGACGGACCTCGAGTTCACGAATACATGAATGAAATGTACGAAAAAGTATTTTCTAAATATGACAGCATGACGGTAGGGGAAATGTCCTCAACGACAATTGATCATTGTATTAAATACACTCGACCAGATCGAAACGAGCTCAGCATGACATTTAACTTCCATCATTTAAAAGTGGATTATCCGAATGGAGAAAAATGGTCTGTTGCAGATTTTGATTTCCAACAATTAAAGGATATTTTATCTACATGGCAGATTGAGATGGAAAAAGGCGGCGGTTGGAATGCATTGTTCTGGTGCAACCATGATCAACCACGTGTCGTATCCCGATATGGAGATGATGGCAAATATCACAATAAATCAGCAAAAATGCTTGCTACAAGTATGCATATGATGAGAGGTACTCCTTACATTTATCAAGGGGAA
Proteins encoded in this region:
- the treP gene encoding PTS system trehalose-specific EIIBC component, whose product is MDIRKQTEEIVQALGGKENVSAATHCVTRLRLALHDESKVDQKALESIDVVKGSFSTNGQFQVVIGQGTVNKVYKEFVDITGVGEASKDEVKKAAESNLNPLQRAIKTLADIFIPILPAIVTAGLLMGINNLLTGPGIFYDEQSVIDVHTEWADIASIINLIANTAFVFLPGLIGWSAAKRFGGSELLGIVLGLMLVHPDLLNAWGYAEAQEDGAVETWKFFGLEIEKVGYQGQVLPVLVAAFVLAKVEQFLSKRISDAFHMLIVPPITLLLTGFVTFVAIGPVTFAIGNFLTNGFVGIFDAVPALGGLIYGGLYAPLVITGMHHTFLAVDFQLIATIGGTFLWPMVALSNIAQGSAAFAMMLATKDEKLKGLALTSSISAWLGITEPAMFGVNLRFRYPFFAAMIGSAIAGIIITIAGVKAPSIGVGGIPAFFSIMAEYWPIFFLGMGIVLVVPFVITFLIAKVKMRKEA
- a CDS encoding alpha/beta hydrolase family protein, translating into MMNKLKQLYDNSREKASSFMRESKRHLVISLLFYISVFVIVLSYFFFTGAGKWFDMLLIVGTGALALVLGLGITLLLLKVLEGLPKFLVAVIVACIVVIYSVGAFMGPFFRLMGFTILVLAIFLGITVFLYRNKKKVLFLFFGFITVGLHIAAVYLAVTDGKEGPWSLEVDGNKPAISNPADNGNSKVQYFTYGSGKDERREEYRDVKFESPTVNMSSFVAQPKGLNKWYREWFWGFNLYNAPLNGRVWMPEEEAEGGYPLVLIVHGNHNMADFSDGGYAYLGEMLASKGYVVASVDQNFINSGKTGHIGWDNAGRAWLLLKHLELWQSWNEDKTHALFNKVDMDNIALIGHSRGGEAVSIAKLFNDLDRFPNNAKVSLNFDFSIKSLVGLSPGDGRFKPGDQSVNLQDVNYLTLQGGNDTDHTNYLGMRQFQRVSFSDSFDGFKSSIYINGANHAQFNSDWEVDQPSPYWWFMNRKEIMDPEMQREITKLYVSAFLDATLKGKREYRDVFNDKEIASSWIPTDPLRVRYEDRDFQSIASFEEDADVTQTTQEGGRLQGYNLRVWKEINLLQRNKEQQNNQVVKLGWTNKNSRYTITLPEGTAKNFSEETVLRFDAVQAHPTRYDFYSIEPPEGYEDKAIPISVSVKAKGIADFDGRVRKTIYIEPTYTTTLYRFDWWNERYGNQYEHMLQTYGIPLKYLKEDFPDIDYTQIEEVTFEFNQTDSGLIFLDNIGFNN
- the panF gene encoding sodium/pantothenate symporter; translated protein: MNFQVIIPLLIFLIIIFLIGVFASKKLANSSSFVQDYFLGGRELGGLLLAMTMVATYGSASSFIGGPGIAYQTGLGWVLLAMIQVVTGYFVLTILGKKFAIMARKMKAITLIDFLKERYQSKWVVLLSASSIILFLFSAMAAQWIGGARLIESITGLSYTSALFIFAASVLVYVIIGGFRAVAITDGMQGIIMVVGTVVILAGTIIAGGGIPAIMSDLMAENPNLITPFGADGSLTPLYVSSFWILVGVGVVGLPQVAVRAMSYKNSKAMHAALIIGTIVVGFIMLGMHLAGVFGRAVLPGLDTPDTVMPLLALHVLPGWLAGIVLAAPMAAIMSTVDSLLLIVSSSIVKDVYLNYIRPDAPEKNIKRISIGVTAVVGVLVFFMAIDPPAFLITLNLFAFGGLEAAFIWPVVLGLYWKGGNAMGALASIFVGVLTYIGITVYYPDAFGMHSVVMPVMLSLLSYVLGSIVGRNRKRQEHQEIINKYLL
- a CDS encoding MBL fold metallo-hydrolase, whose protein sequence is MKKIIILLLLSILLQPLNASESSTLTPLSINQTDAASFLYEIEKPKDSNIVSLPLLVHFIDVGQGDAILLQTPNGSNVLVDTGPKDSSKKLLAYLKKVNVSSIDLLVITHPDFDHIGGIPFLLEKLPVKKILDSGKAHTTLTFIQYKQYVWNNIVPVQYAKEKMKLDIDPKLKIKVLNSGSEEKETNNASIVLHITYGEMKFLLMGDTEEQEEKRMSRKYNLESTILKVAHHGSNSSSTASFLKDVQPKIAVISAGKDNDFHHPHLPVLNRLIESGADIYNTAESGSIVFSTDGKLLFVNNRPWLYASQQKQETKKSVVITGLDVKEEMVTLENKSAETVDMSYWKLVSKKGYQTFDFPENYKLQPGESIYIASGAHKQHFKKYIHWLSDHLWNNNGDKAQLYDDQGDLVDEYEASAKDE
- a CDS encoding YhdT family protein, whose product is MHENFNKGKGDWRYPIAHKEAWIGIALVMFHFAWWYGFAYGFGSKPVESYTYILGFPAWFFYSCILGFIIIIILVILVVRFLFKDLPLESDEEGDRP
- a CDS encoding CBO0543 family protein, giving the protein MEIVNYNYLYNWIVLSSIADPRWWLLFASIFWPWLLWWWVVEKSRMFEILAFGLFWAAMATWLDLLGTEYGKWSYPIKLNNDIQTLLPADTAVIPVMYMLLYQYTSTWKSFVIGSVISAALLSFIFEPLFLMLDMLDLKEWSHTKSFFSFLFLAIATRTLFFFIKKKQATF
- a CDS encoding PTS sugar transporter subunit IIA, which encodes MFKKLFGMKETTQTPTEETVLAPLSGRVAELSEVPDPTFSQKMMGDGLAIVPTEGEVVSPVDGEIVQFFHTKHAIGIRSLSGAEILIHVGLETVSMNGEGFEGHVKEGDKVKAGDKLITFNIDLIKEKAADIITPIVITNGENVESLDKKSMADAVKGQTELFQLKMKN